In Mus musculus strain C57BL/6J chromosome 1, GRCm38.p6 C57BL/6J, a single genomic region encodes these proteins:
- the Rgs18 gene encoding regulator of G-protein signaling 18 isoform X1 → MKISNFPVPFVKSAIFLLYTILDFFQNSDGVDAFTRFLKTEFSEENIEFWVACEDFKKCKEPQQIILKAKAIYEKFIQNDAPKEVNIDFHTKEVIAKSIAQPTLHSFDTAQSRVYQLMEHDSYKRFLKSETYLHLIEGRPQRPTNLRRRSRSFTYNDFQDVKSDVAIWL, encoded by the exons ATGAAGATATCCAATTTcccagtaccatttgttaaaaGTGCTATATTTCTCCTGTATacaattttggatttttttcaaaattcag aTGGAGTGGATGCTTTTACCAGATTTCTTAAAACTGAATTCAGTGAGGAGAACATTGAATTTTGGGTCGCCTGTGAAGACTTCAAGAAATGCAAGGAACCTCAACAAATCATCCTAAAAGCAAAGGCAATCTATGAGAAATTCATTCAGAATGATGCCCCCAAAGAG GTTAACATTGATTTTCATACTAAAGAAGTAATTGCTAAGAGCATCGCCCAGCCCACTCTCCACAGTTTTGATACGGCACAAAGCAGAGTGTACCAGCTCATGGAACATGACAGTTATAAACGCTTTTTGAAATCTGAGACCTACTTACATTTGATAGAAGGAAGACCTCAGAGACCAACAAACCTTAGGAGACGATCACGATCATTTACTTACAATGATTTCCAAGATGTAAAGTCAGATGTTGCCATTTGGTTATGA
- the Rgs18 gene encoding regulator of G-protein signaling 18 isoform X2: MERLKPVDLPSWPKKQDGVDAFTRFLKTEFSEENIEFWVACEDFKKCKEPQQIILKAKAIYEKFIQNDAPKEVNIDFHTKEVIAKSIAQPTLHSFDTAQSRVYQLMEHDSYKRFLKSETYLHLIEGRPQRPTNLRRRSRSFTYNDFQDVKSDVAIWL; encoded by the exons aTGGAGTGGATGCTTTTACCAGATTTCTTAAAACTGAATTCAGTGAGGAGAACATTGAATTTTGGGTCGCCTGTGAAGACTTCAAGAAATGCAAGGAACCTCAACAAATCATCCTAAAAGCAAAGGCAATCTATGAGAAATTCATTCAGAATGATGCCCCCAAAGAG GTTAACATTGATTTTCATACTAAAGAAGTAATTGCTAAGAGCATCGCCCAGCCCACTCTCCACAGTTTTGATACGGCACAAAGCAGAGTGTACCAGCTCATGGAACATGACAGTTATAAACGCTTTTTGAAATCTGAGACCTACTTACATTTGATAGAAGGAAGACCTCAGAGACCAACAAACCTTAGGAGACGATCACGATCATTTACTTACAATGATTTCCAAGATGTAAAGTCAGATGTTGCCATTTGGTTATGA